Genomic segment of Synchiropus splendidus isolate RoL2022-P1 chromosome 4, RoL_Sspl_1.0, whole genome shotgun sequence:
AGGAATCGCTCAGAAAGGCCACGCCTTGTTTCTAACTCGTGcgcgcgcacaaacacacacacaaaataagaCTTATTTGAGGGTCACGACAACAACACACGAAATCTAGACACACAAATACAGGCTGGGATCGGCGACGCCGTGGTCATACGATGCTAAAAGAAAGACATTGAACAGGAAATTGAGCGTCCAATGAACCTTTTGCTAGTTCTCAAGTTGTCAATGTGGTTCTGTATTACTCACCAACATTTCTGCACTTCAGTTCAAGTAAGCTTGACAAGGAGTGTGGCTTTTTGTGTTTCTGCTAGATGGACAAATGTTGcaagacaaaataaattaaaaatcttTGCAGATGGCACAGTGTAGGGCACAAGGTTTGCCAAAAGTACTGCTACTGCAGAAATAACTACAGGACACTCATGATGAAGCATTTAGATCGATCAGTATTCTGCATTTTAGCAAATGAAATCCGAATGGGTAGGAAAAAGTAGCTGACGCATCTTTTACTGCATTACATGATCAGGGGAAAAAATGCAGACATTTGGACAACCAGAAAACGTGGAATAACATTCGTACAAACTTGACAGAATTAAATTGTTAGGAAAATCTGAAATGTTACAGAAAACTTATTTGCAATATTCAGAGTTATATGAAGCAACATGAATGTTTGTCGGAAAATAAGTTGATTCGATGGTACATGCCTGTACTTCATACATTTATCTACAGATATTCCTGTTTGCCGTATCAGTGACAATTGTCAAGTCAATTGCaactaaatgtaaatgtattgtGGGAGGTAgctttacaaaaacaaaaatcaaccGGTCAAGTTTTCCACTGTTGAAATAGTGAATACTGCCACCTTGTGTCAACCAACCAGAATACAATTGCCGTACAACTGTTAAacatgaacacagacaaacatcaGTACAGTAATAGAAACAATTGGGCAGAAAATAAagaatcataaataaatcaatgcaTTGATATGATTGGACCCTGAGTTCCTGCCTAACCCCACCCACTTTATCTAGCCCCGCCCTCCAataagtagaaaaaaaatgacagaaacagaagaaaacgtccttcaccaaaaaaaaaaaaaaaaaacgtttctcATTCgtacaaactttttttctgtagcATTTGTCTTTTTATGTATATCGATATATTATAGATTTAGTgttgtaataaaacaataaaagatcAGGCGATGGCGAAGGAGGATGGGTGCGCAATGGGACAAACACAAGAACGGCAAGAGAAGAAGGCGCGTGAAAGTGAGGGCGGCACAAAAGGTTTGCCAGGTAAATTTAATGGAGCCAATATGAAGCTCCACCCCTCTGTTACATAAGAAGCAGATGAGTTGAGTCTGTCCTCCAGCGCCCCCTCCCTTGGCGAGTCTGTGTCTTGTGTTCATCCAGACCATCTCAAGATTAATACCtgtgagaaggaggaggaggggaaaagAATTATGCTTCTGACCATCTTTTTCTATTCAAAAACTCACATTTTaagtcttaaatgtttttttgtttttttttaaaaaaggaaatgttACGAATCATTTATGCTTATTTCCTGATGATAGCCATGTTGCAAAACGTTTTTGAGATGGCTGAGGTTTGGTTTCTGactttttaaaaaggttttttttcagtgcctAACTTTCTTCTCCCATGAAtacttttttaaatacttttttcgGCTGAAAAGTCTGTTTTCTTAACTTCTGCGGTTATCTTTTTACAGTGAATTTTTATCAAATTTGTTTTTACATGGTAACATCCCATTTCATCCCATGTCTCTCTTGTCTCCATTTAATTGTTTGATGATTCATTTGCCAAGTTTCTGATTGGTACACTTTTTTTGTAGCAGTTGAGTGTGCAGTCACATTGGGACTTATTTTTtccattgtctttgttttttggatACATATTTTCATGCACATTTGATCCTAACGATCTGTCTGATGTTTGCTTTACTGTTAGTTGTTCCTACGGTTGAACAAAGTgactgttgttccaaagttgcCAGTTGCAGTCAAATAGTTTTGACTGCACTCTACTTGAGGTTTTACAATGTATATAATATAGAGGTCACTGTTTGGAGTTTGTAACTTCAGTTCACTTCTTCTCCAGCGGTGAGACCAAATATGTGATTTCAGATGGTGCCACCCAGAAGCTTGTGGATCTTTCCTTTTGGCTAACATGAGGCAACATGGACAACAAAGGTCAGGTCTAGACCTAGATGGGTACCTGTAGTAGTTCGGCTTGAAGGGTCCGTTCTTGTTCAGGCCCAGATATTTGGCCTGCTCGTCACTTAGCTCCGTCAGGTGTGCATCAAATGTGGGGAGGTGTAAGCTTGCCACATACTCATCTAGAGGGCAACAGAGACACAAAGATTGGGACATTTTTACACATTGCAAATCCCCCTGTGTTAGTCTCAGTGAATCAGTGTCGCTAACATGGCTATGATGTACAAACAGCTTCAGAGGAAACCAAAGACTTGTGTAGCTTAGGTGCTAGCAAAACTCAAGTGGTAACAACAGTTAAGAGCAGGTCTCTACTCTCACCCATCTTTTTGGGCAGCAAGTAGACATCCTGCTTGTATCGTCCTTCAGGGGCGTTGTAGAGCTCGATCAGCGCAAGAGCCTGAAAACAGGCAGACGTTAGGGTCTTGTTCATAACTAATATTGCGTGCAGTTTTAACATGAGGCTTTCACGTTCCAAATAACCAGCTAGGAGCTTGTCACGTAATGAGTCAGAATTCAGCCGACGACGTCCAGACATTGACAACTAGAACAAGGCTGACTGAAGTGAAGGTGGAGACATGGTGAATTAAGGTTGCTGACAGCTCAGCGCTGAGTTGCTGATCTAGAAAGTCATCATAGATGACATTTAAGACTCGCTGAAAGAGAGGTACCTGAGTGGTGGCGGTGATGGACAGCACAAATGTGGGGACGGTGGAGCAGCTGAGGTTCAGCAGGCGACCCTGCAGGGAAAGTGTCACATCTTCATGACGAGGAGCCACAAACCAATGATGTGCTCTTGTCAGGATGACATGGGAGTCAGCGATGATCTCAGTGTGTGAAGAGCATGaagaagcgtgtgtgtgtgtgtctttgaggTACCACTTTGTTTTGTCCTTGTGCCCGTGTGTATGTATGTACCTCAGCCAGGAGGACGATCCTCTTGCCATCAGGCCAGATCACATGATCCACCTGAGATCGGACTCTCTCCCAGGTCAGCTCTGGAGTCCTCAGACTGGCCTGCAGTGGAGAAATGCATATGATCAACATTAGGCCTGAATATCTTCTTACCGCTGTTTTTCCTTGTATGTCACCAGCTGCAAAGTGGCATGTTAAGAGGATAGAATAGATCTAAAACACCCACCACATCGATCTCTGTGTTTGAGTGACCCATGTTGCAGACGATGCAGCCATTCTTCATGCGGTCCAGGTTCTCCCGGATCACCACATTCTTGTTGCCTGCAGGCCAGCGACAGAAGCGGTTAACCTGTTGAAGCCAATTCAAGTGTGGGCGAGTAAGAGCGGTCGCACCTGTGCAGGTGATCACAATATCCACTTGTCGGATGACCTCATTGAGCTTGACCAGTCGGAACCCGTCCAtactggagagagaacacagttAGAGCAGGGAGTGACCTGGAAGATTCGGTCGCTGAAGGAGCCGTACCACGCCTGCAGGGCACAAATGGGGTCGATCTCTGTCACGTAGACGATGGAGCCCATTGCCTTTAAGGCAGCACAGCATCCTTTTCCCACCTGGTGGCGCCAAACACGAGTCTGGATTAGCGTTAGTGAGAACTACAACAACAAATCACTACCACCAACGCTGATTTACGTGTAGATTTTGACACTTACAACACAACTACTGAGCTGAGATATAGGTTGCATTCATGTAGACAAtgataaatacaaaaacaaaaatatcagtgATACCAAACAACACAATACCGAGACCAGTTGCAAGTGACTTCCAAGATTAAAagccaataaaaaaatacagcatgAAATGAGCTTAACATTTAACCCCTTCAGTTCTCTAACAAACTTTGagcttcactaaagttcaaCTCCAAAGCCAGCATCACCTCTCCATAGCCGCAGACAACCACCTGCTTCCCTCCAAACATGACATCAGTGGTTCTCTTCAGCCTGTGAAATGAAGGAAGACAGTTTGATTCCAGCACAAAGGTATTAAAGTTAAACTTTCCTGGTTCTGACCCATCTAAGATGGACTCCCGGCAGCAGTATAGGTTGTCGAACTTCTGCTTGGTCACCGAGTCGTTAACGTTCATGGCGGGAACACACAATTTTCCTGCTTTGGAAAGCTGGTACAACCTGTGAGCACAAACATGACTCAGGGTAAACAACAAGGGGATCATaacattgttttcagttttaatttCTTTCCctcaacaaaattaaataaaaacaataagaaTAAGGCAAAGCTTTGACCACTCATAAACGTTATACACACGTTTTTAAAACAGTTTTACATTTATAgtctaaatatataaatataaaactttTGGATTTAcggacaaaataaaattaacaacACTAGCTATAAATTATTTCAATCTCTTCAGTTACTTCATTGAGAAGGCAGAACAATTTGCTACGATGCATTTGAATGTTCgtcgctagatggcgctgtatGAACACCAGACTCTGCAAAGGAACTCACAGGCTTCCTGAACTTCAGTCCAAcggataataaaaatataacctGTGAACTCCAGTGACACTCTCCTCCACGATGCCCTTGATCTTCTTGAACATGTTGGGATACTTTTTGTAGATCCAGTGAGTCAAGTCGCCACCGTCGTCCAAAATCTGTTGCCAGAACAACATTGAGACTCAAATTATCAAATTTATTAGCTCAAGCAGTCCAGCATTTCAACAGATGCAAACGATTTGCGATGAATCATATACACAACGGTTCCTTGGTGATCACGGGGTAATGTTCCATATTTATCACAAGGACACTATCACCTTTTAAAAGCTCAATATTactgatgtttttattattgcttTTACAGCAATAACCTATTAATGTGCAGGACCGGTGCTGTGATGCAGGCTGGATCACATGACAAGGTCAGTGAGAAAAATTCTGAACTAAAAAGATCGTTTCAACATACAATCACTCTAAGGGAACTATGCACACCCCCTTGTGGACACTTGGTAGGGGTCCTACCATGTTTGGCTGCCAGCCCTCCACATTGACGCAGCGGTCGATGCACCACCAGAAGTCGTCCTCAGACTCGCCCTTCCATGCAAACACACTGAAACCTGGACATAGTCACAAGACAGTTGCCATGAAGACCATCACACACCTACTAGAACAGTTCTGGAGGGCGTGCGTGTGCCTCACCTCCTTCTGCCAGGGCAGCTGCCACCTCATTCTGGGTGGAGTAAATGTTGCAGGCGGCCCACCGACACTGAGCCCCGAGAGCAGACAGAGTTTCCATCAGGACCTGGACACAGAGGTATATGGTCGTTCATCTATAATGACAGACTTATGACACAAGTCATATCTTGTCCCAGCGAGTAGAGGAAAATATGACGGTCCCTTTACATGTGCGTGTGTCCATCAAATGTGCACCTGGAATTGTTTGTGTGAGTCTGTGATTGTCACCAAAGGTCTTTTATTGAATATGCATTGCTACAATCTGTTCTGCACGGCTGAGTGTCGGATGACAGTCCCATGACTGTACCTTCATGACCTGGATGTATTTTGAGTATATGATTCACTGTATGATTGTCCTGTGCTGTTATGAGTGCGTTATGCATCTTTGTAGAAGGCTTTCGCTGAGGTTTATAAAACCAAAAACCTATGACTAGATGTGACAACCTGTAgtacacactgtgtgtgtgcttgtcatTCAAGTTTGGATGACTATACTGTGTAGGTGTCCCCGTGTGTGCATATGATGGTGTCTGTGAGTACTGACAGCAGTCTGAGCAGTGATGTGAGTACATCCGACCACTTTGGCACCAGCGAGGGGTTTTTCTCCCTGAGCTCGTTTCCGCAGAGCCATGAGAGCGGGCATCTctgcaacacacaaacaaacttgTCGATATTGGAGTATTTGGTACAAGTAAACACAAATGAGCCAAATGTAAGCAGCCACAAACAAGTCGGCGTCAGTTTGAAGTTTTGAACCAACCTTGCTCAGCAATCTCAATCTCTCTGCGACCAAAATCGGCCTGCTTGATGTTCTTGATGCAGAAGTCTCCATTTCCCTTAGAGTTCTTCTGCTGCTTGTCTCGAGGAGAGGTCTCATCATCAGAGCTGTCTGTGTACGACGCCGCTGCAAATGTGCATATGTTCTCATGAGCACCATATCAGAACAATGCATTCCATATGTGAGACAAACATCCGGGAAAGCATATTCCCATGAACAGGATCTTATCAGGGAGATGGAACTGCTGCTGACTGCTTGTAATGGTGTTGAGTCCCTGAACAGTACACTCTTGCTCAGTCACCATTTCTTTGTCATGGAAGGATATCACATATTTGTCACAGTCTCCAAAAAAATCATTGTCACACAACAGACTGTTGACACACAGATACATCACACCGACGCAGAGCGACACACGATACACTGGAGTTGATGTTCTGTGGAATTTCAAGACTTGTGAAGTTAGCAGCAAATGACGTCTTGAATTGTGCCCAATCTCAACAATGGTAAAAGCTTTTACTGACATGATGAAATATTATGTCTTCATTTTGGACATTGATTCGGGAGACAAAAACCCAAGAATGACAAGCTTTTATTGGTGGCATCCCCTTCTCCAGCCAATAGTCTCCTTGGTCCAGTGAGTTACTGCTGACCCGAGAGGTTGTCCGACAAAAATGCGTGCATTCAAGAACACACTGTGCTGTGCCCGGAGGAGACTGGGTCATAATCCGGAGTCAACAGTTAAATTCTTCTCCTAAAGCCTCATCTGGACTGACAGGACAGATGCATCATGGGAGAAAGAACACGAGAGAACCAAATGCACTCCTGTGGATGCTTTCAATAGGTTGCACACATTCGCAAAAGATATTGCATACATCTCAACAGGTggttgttttcatccaacaacCAAACTACCAACTTCAAATTACTTCAAGGTCAAAATACAACTAGCACTTCaccgcacaaaaaaaaaaaagaaaaaaatcaaccaCAATATCAACTTAATTCAGGCAAACGCGCGTTTTCATGAGGAAgcaaaaaactacaaaaaccGTGGAGGCATAATGCAGCAACAATTCAGCCAAAAGGACAattgtaaaacatttaatatGATGCGAGACTAAATAGTCTGTAGCttagaggtgggcagttacatttcctaaagcACCACATTATAGACTgccactgttgtgaggggcaaTCACGACTACGAAACGTggcgggggaaaaaaaagcttaaCTAATGgggacgaaatgaaccattaaatattctatattcaaggatattaagaagtggaAACATGGCATGAatcctattaaaaaaaaagttcttcatacttcttatttgaatataaatcataataaaactatggacgaGACATctaagatgaaaaggcaatttaattcaaaatacatttagaattttctttcaacgaattttgaggaaaatagtaattgataaacaaaaagaagaaatgcaGGCCTCCAACTCATCGGAAGCAGCGTTTTTTACCACTGAGGAAGGCAGGCCATCTAGCCTAGTGAAATAAATTACCTTTTGGGAAATATGCTTATCTTATTGCTAAGCTTTGGCACAACCTGCCGTCTGACTGCTGCTGATGAATCAGTCATCTTATTTTCTGctctccatgctccgtcaagCGCTCAATCTTTAAATTGCATATTAAGTATGTTGATTTGTAGCCTTCAACATGCTTTCTTGCCAAGTATTTTTTCGTTGTATGTGCTGCAAGGGCAAATGGGGCTTCGACAGAGTGCCAACTGTCACAGGTAattgggtttgtttttgtgacGTATTGGTCGATCGGCTCATCTTCAACATTAAGAAAATACTTAGCAAGCCCTAAACAAATGAAGACTCCAAGTCAAAACTGAAATCCAAAAGAATTACAAAATTCCAAAAACTACAACCACAGACTGATTCCTTGAGCGAAAACAAATTGTGAAGAAGAAACATTGGACCTTTCGGACTTGCATATCTACTACTCCAGGATGTCAGGGATGAAGCGGTCAGTATGTTACCTGAGCTGTAGCTATCTGTGGAGGACTGGGAGATGGATCGGGATAGAGAGCGGCGGCCTATCTTGGATGGACGCTTGTTGAACTCCTGCTTTTGGTCGGCAAACTGGATCTGGAGGAGCAGTAAGAGAACAGGTCAGATGGTGCGCATTGTTCTTACACTTTCGCACATAACTAAAGCAATACTCAGATCAAAGTTTGAAATCAAGGGTGAATTCCAAcgccttccttaatcctcaagcTCAAAAAATGCACGCTTCTGCAGAGCGCGCATTGCAAGGTCTGTCCCGATTCTTAGGAAATTAAGATGTCTGAGGAAAGTACCTTCCTCAATCTTGCTCTTCAAATCCACTATTCGGCCAAATAGGGAAggtaaaagaaaatggaaaaatatatgaaagagTAGAAGGACAAATAGGCAGATGGATGTGTCATTTGTTATGCATTTGGAGTTGAAGCATGAGTCAAGTGTCTGATCAGGGCTATTCATCAAGTGAGATGTGAGTGTGAAAGGAATTGTCAGAGAGAACAAACGGCACATCTTGAAGAAGCCTGTCATGAGGGTGTTAGCAGGTTTGACGGTGCCAGACTTTGGAGGGGGAAAGCGTCACAGACTTTCATTACACCACCACAAGTACAGGTCACCAGAGGAAACGAGGCATGAAGTGGATGGCAGGTTTACATCTTGGCTAGAGATTAGCTTAAGagttttgcagatgatgtcCTGTTGGACCTTCAGCCCTCACCTGACTAAGTGGCTTTCTGAGAATTAAAATGATTCCTGTGAAGGAACACTTCAGAGTTGCTCGAACAGACATGGGCAAACTATGGCCTGCAGCCATACAAAGCCAGATTTCACAAAACGACTAGCAGAATTTGTTTGGGTACCCTCACCATTTTGATTGTTTCTTTTATCATGTTCTCCATTTCAGCTTCCTTGTAGAGACGAGCCAGGAGTAAAGAGTTGCTATGTCAGAGTGCTGAGCATTTTATTCATGCTCTCATGAATCTAAAACCTCAAACCATTCAAGGTCAATCTTTCTACATTTAGATGACCAGAATATTGTTTTATCAGTTAGATTTTGATGTGAATTAGAGCTTGTAAGAGCAGAAACACGGCTGTCCAATCTGTGTAAACGGAGGTTAGGTAATGTAGCTTACTGCGCAGCATCGAAGGGAGGGCTGGTCAGTTTGGGAACGGGGGGCTTATGAGATGTTTTTGGGACAAGATTACTGGTAGTTAGCTCTGACCTCAGAACAGTCGGTACTTAGAGCGAGAGAGCACATGATGTGATTACTGTCGTCGTCTATTCATGAATGAATGTGGAACTGTTCTGGAGACAACAGTGGGATGGAGTTCAGACACTTCACCCTGAACGAGGACACTCAGTCCCAGAACCAGCACTGCATCTCCCCTCCAGAGTCTCGGGCAAATTAGGCcatattttccaaaacactGACAGCAACTTTAGGAGAGATTGCTTCTTCAGGGGATGTTACAGTGCTGCAGTTGCTCAAGAAGAAATATCCTTTTGAGCTTTCGGTTTTAATTTCCGCACAGCAGAAAGCCAGGATTGCATTAGGTAAAGGAATGGGACTATAGAATAAAGAAAGGCCACTGTGACAATTTAATGAACCTGTTCTGGGAAGTTCTGGGAGTTACTTAACTGTTATCACCATGGGGACAGATGGGCCCCAAATTCCCAAAGCCTCCTGGATGACCTGATTGACAAAAGGAAGCAAGCTGcaaggaccacacttcctcgtTCCAAATAAGAGGAAACCAAAAGTCCAGACACGGTGGTGGTTAATGGAGCAATGACAACCATCAAGGCAGTAATTGCCCTAAAAAAAACTAATTGACACAGTAGGTTATGAAGTAAGCTGGGAGACATGCAGGATCTGATGCGGAAAATCCTGAGCCTGATACGCAGACAATGAGTTGGTAGTGcagaatgggaaaaaaaaaaaagaggactgCGTAAACACAAGCAACATTACGTTGTGTACTGGATCAGATTAGGCGCTGCTAATTTACAAGACAAGCTGACTTCAACCCGGAAATTGCTTTGACAACTGCGGTAATAAACAGCCGATGTCATTGTGTGACACAGCTCATATGGTAGAGAGGTCGGTCTGCAACAGAAGTTGCTGATTTGACCCTAGCTactgaaatgtttgtgttgatgtgttCCTGAAGAAGACACTTAACCGTGGATATGCTCCTGATGCTCTAGACTGTGCTGCTTCGTGGCCTACTGCTGTCAATGTATGACTGTGTGCATGAGTGGGTGACTTAGAGTAAAGTGCTTTGGTTGTTGGATAAGCATGGAAAACGCTGTTAGTAACAGCCAATTGCCATTTAACTTTAAATTGACGCAGAGAGCAAATACATAGGGGTTGGGAAACACTTGTTACCACGCAtcgtgaagaaaataaaaggcaaCCAGTTGACAAATATATTTAGGCCTGTCACAAATATAAATTTTGCTGGTCAATAAATTGTCCTAGAAATTATTGCAGACAAACAATAATTTTGTCAACATTATTTAACGATCAAATGAACCATTACCGTAATAGTATACGAAATTATGTACGTACACCCTAAATGTGACGTTTTTATTTCGGAGAGTCATGGAGGGACCACAGTCAAAGCTTTCACCTTTCATACCTTtagaatataaatgaaaaacaaggaAGACAAGTATGAATCGAAGAATCTGAAGACGCAATAGTATTTGCCATCattgactgaaaataaaaagatggtTCAATCTGTGCTCCAGCTGACTAAAGGATGTCTCGCTGACAACATTTTCTTTGGTCATTTTTAACCTCACatggtaaaaataaacaaataaaaccttCTCCTGATGCAGCATGCAAGGCAGTAATATCTCTGTGCTTAGTACCAGATGGATGTTCTCTTGCACATCagcctcctgcagctctgctgCATTCTGCACTCTCTTGACATTATAAGCCGAAATGGAAGAGACAAACGCCCCTCCCCCTCTGCTTCCCCGGGCCTGAGAATCAGGAGAGCAGTTGTAGCCAGGGATCCACCCGATTCACGCTGCCCGCCGGAACATCAGGTCAATCTCACAACCTTGATGACGGACTGATAGTGGCGCTCTTGGAGAATAAATTTCTCTTCAACATCGCAGCCCTCTCTCACGTTGTCGGTTTATGATGAACCAGTTCGTCAGAGTACTTCGTCTGGCGGTCCAGTAAAGCTATGGCTTACATGTAGTTTGACAACACATCAACACTCACCAGCAGATGTCCCAATACACAAGCACAT
This window contains:
- the ahcyl2b gene encoding adenosylhomocysteinase like 2b, which translates into the protein MSVQAVAAKMAEVELKDVPAGKDSPAQSPLTPTSEGKSLPRSSPNEAGSSADAEPSAKAAESSPGLLTPNPAKMPQASAMKRTDPQQNGGEAFVNRDGTVAEAPRMKKIQFADQKQEFNKRPSKIGRRSLSRSISQSSTDSYSSAASYTDSSDDETSPRDKQQKNSKGNGDFCIKNIKQADFGRREIEIAEQEMPALMALRKRAQGEKPLAGAKVVGCTHITAQTAVLMETLSALGAQCRWAACNIYSTQNEVAAALAEGGFSVFAWKGESEDDFWWCIDRCVNVEGWQPNMILDDGGDLTHWIYKKYPNMFKKIKGIVEESVTGVHRLYQLSKAGKLCVPAMNVNDSVTKQKFDNLYCCRESILDGLKRTTDVMFGGKQVVVCGYGEVGKGCCAALKAMGSIVYVTEIDPICALQACMDGFRLVKLNEVIRQVDIVITCTGNKNVVIRENLDRMKNGCIVCNMGHSNTEIDVASLRTPELTWERVRSQVDHVIWPDGKRIVLLAEGRLLNLSCSTVPTFVLSITATTQALALIELYNAPEGRYKQDVYLLPKKMDEYVASLHLPTFDAHLTELSDEQAKYLGLNKNGPFKPNYYRY